A single genomic interval of Pyrus communis chromosome 7, drPyrComm1.1, whole genome shotgun sequence harbors:
- the LOC137739534 gene encoding zinc finger AN1 domain-containing stress-associated protein 12-like produces MTGGTEAFPDLGRHCQLSDCHQLDFLPFQCDGCRKVFCVEHRSYKSHECPKSDHNSRKVVVCEICSASVETTGCDGEQDHKLLLEKHAKSGNCDPKNKKKPTCPVRRCKETLTFSNTSTCKTCQIKVCLKHRFPADHVCRKQTAAQPSLLAGNGVSWNDRFMAAFASRKGKECGKSERDSKSSASSAPSVRAH; encoded by the coding sequence ATGACGGGAGGAACAGAAGCTTTTCCGGATTTGGGTCGGCACTGCCAGCTCTCCGATTGCCACCAACTCGATTTCCTCCCCTTCCAGTGCGACGGTTGCCGTAAGGTTTTCTGCGTTGAGCATCGGTCTTACAAGTCCCACGAGTGCCCCAAATCGGACCACAACAGCAGAAAGGTGGTGGTTTGCGAAATCTGCTCCGCCTCCGTAGAAACCACCGGCTGCGACGGCGAACAAGACCATAAATTGCTGTTGGAGAAGCACGCCAAGTCCGGGAATTGCGAccccaaaaacaagaagaaacccACCTGTCCCGTTCGCCGGTGCAAGGAGACTCTCACGTTTTCTAATACCAGCACCTGCAAAACCTGCCAGATCAAGGTCTGCCTCAAGCACCGGTTCCCGGCCGACCATGTTTGCAGGAAGCAAACGGCAGCTCAGCCGTCGTTGCTGGCGGGTAATGGCGTCAGCTGGAACGACAGGTTCATGGCTGCTTTtgcttctaggaaagggaaagaaTGCGGGAAGAGTGAGCGGGATTCCAAGTCTTCCGCTTCGAGTGCGCCATCTGTTCGAGCGCATTGA
- the LOC137739533 gene encoding uncharacterized protein, translated as MSNSRVTITLGRSGQVVERGGFVSNSAKVRGDSGMVSGSKRMAGRLGSNAHGFSFSAGKRQRGDGIKWNEDDRTLQDSRISRNDLRLKLLHKRLSKKQIDGVAEERKQMDPHAKLSKPVHPSLRYQVLQHTSETNASSPMRQAPLRESPAGLYQVNSRGNFYSSPTTDGFRGRSPPRELHPPSSFRPVDACRAGQFPRNGMVGSSQPTDSFIFTMKAAPQAARPIAQFAPATGGVQRSSQMVDDTPTVAELLHRLGLGKYAIIFQAEEVDMTALKQMGDKDLKELGIPMGPRKKILLALLPRTKRPPP; from the exons ATGTCGAATTCCAGGGTCACCATCACCCTCGGTCGCTCTGGTCAG GTTGTGGAGAGAGGAGGATTTGTATCCAATTCTGCGAAGGTGCGTGGTGATAGTGGGATGGTTTCCGGAAGTAAACGAATGGCAGGCAGACTTGGGAGTAATGCTCATGGTTTTTCGTTTTCTGCGGGCAAACG GCAACGAGGAGATGGCATAAAATGGAATGAGGATGATAGAACACTGCAAG ATTCACGAATCAGTCGAAATGACCTCAGATTGAAATTGTTGCATAAAAGATTATCTAAGAAGCAAATTGACGGAGTTGCTGAAGAGCGCAAGCAGATGGACCCTCATGCAAAGCTTTCAAAACCTGTTCATCCTTCACTGAGATACCAGGTGCTGCAGCATACTTCTGAAACAAATGCAAGTAGCCCCATGAGGCAGGCTCCTCTGAGAGAAAGTCCAGCTGGTCTATACCAGGTAAATTCTCGAGGAAACTTCTACTCTTCTCCAACTACGGATGGATTCAGAGGTAGATCCCCACCAAGAGAGCTGCACCCACCATCATCATTTAGGCCAGTTGACGCTTGTAGAGCTGGCCAGTTCCCGAGAAATGGTATGGTTGGTTCTTCTCAGCCGACAGACTCCTTTATTTTCACAATGAAAGCTGCCCCTCAAGCTGCTAGACCAATAGCACAGTTTGCTCCAGCAACTGGCGGCGTGCAGAGAAGTTCACAAATG GTGGATGACACTCCAACTGTTGCTGAGTTGTTGCATAGACTTGGTTTGGGTAAATATGCCATTATTTTCCAGGCTGAAGAA GTAGACATGACTGCTTTGAAGCAGATGGGGGATAAGGACCTCAAAGAGCTGGGCATACCGATG GGACCAAGAAAAAAGATCCTTCTTGCACTTTTGCCCCGTACTAAACGGCCACCACCGTAA